A region of Vanessa tameamea isolate UH-Manoa-2023 chromosome 21, ilVanTame1 primary haplotype, whole genome shotgun sequence DNA encodes the following proteins:
- the LOC113395543 gene encoding zinc finger protein 431-like isoform X4, whose product MAATNKTQKYNFEKICRACLQIKKDMRPLFEQLTATMLMGISKVQVAVGDGLPSQLCLQCVHQISRSHAFKDLVERNDGLLREQVKAMAEETLKENLEKEKEVQSVYRTIQFIEVPKLSSNANQILEGFFTETADQNNITQEILQKEDFDIDKLDTEPVPQTKTDEGLNSDEENYLQMVVFQATSSVAPGRHVCNLCHKEFKHARWLKLHMRSHSNWIKANCKKPPKCPICERTFKGPGMLKMHMRTHEQRPPKQPTCSVCQRTFPTKTLLYRHRQTHFEQKTHQCTVCEKRFFSGYALRSHMARHRGERPYMCAICSKSFYNPTDLKVHFRLHTGEKPLKCSECNKTFRRHSTLCQHMKKHRGIRNHVCTICTKAFYEVSKLNAHMRVHTGERPFECQFCERKFAQQSALIYHRRTHTGEKPYACKACPARFTTSSARNNHLLTHTGNKKFVCPVCFKGCSSRTELRVHSSKHTGEKLFGCALCSQRFSSASYLAVHRRLHTGEKKYQCDVCGKGFVECNSYKKHIKTHLLEKKDNEAPDTTDADTNFETETQANKEPEVKSIDKEESAETEETHAQIEGQIVQVQSQGENGTQKRFKCGICVKSYMYLHSLKKHMLSHVQMCVFSPDGSEKLYAFKQQQQQQQQQQQQQQQQQQQQQQQLQQQAQQQAQQQQVQQQQVQQLQQQVLQVGSVQQLTLPIHTNHVQQGITVSGGGQQYPVISSVQSLQLQQTHQQINTQQPQLQVQTIQIHPQHQPIQIHAVGVQQVQQVQQEQLHVATSSCQTMLPNILQLQPGAVVSGLAPELGGVHRIILQPPTHPALYTIHH is encoded by the exons ATGGCGGCCACTAATAAAACgcagaaatataattttgagaAAATATGTCGTGCTTGTTTGCAAATAAAGAAGGACATGCGACCATTATTTGAGCAACTTACTGCTACAATGTTAATGGGCATATCAAAAGTGCAG GTAGCAGTGGGCGATGGACTACCATCCCAGCTGTGCTTACAATGTGTCCACCAGATATCCCGGTCTCACGCGTTCAAGGATCTCGTCGAGAGAAACGATGGTTTACTCCGCGAACAAGTGAAAGCGATGGCGGAGGAAACTCTCAAAGAGAATCTAGAG AAGGAGAAAGAAGTGCAATCCGTATACAGAACTATACAGTTCATAGAAGTACCGAAACTTAGTAGCAATGCGAATCAAATCCTAGAGGGATTTTTCACGGAAACAGCTGATCAGAACAATATAACTCAAGAAATATTGCAAAAAGAAGATTTTGATATCGATAAG CTGGATACTGAACCAGTACCTCAAACGAAAACGGACGAAGGTTTGAATTCGGATGAAGAGAATTACCTCCAAATGGTAGTCTTCCAAGCGACGTCATCAGTGGCACCTGGACGCCATGTTTGTAATTTATGCCATAAAGAGTTCAAACATGCAAGATGGCTAAAACTACATATGCGCTCACATTCAAACTGGATCAAAGCAAACTGCAAGAAACCGCCCAAATGTCCCATTTGTGAGAGAACTTTCAAA GGTCCCGGCATGTTGAAAATGCATATGCGTACCCACGAACAGCGACCACCGAAACAGCCAACTTGTTCTGTATGCCAACGCACGTTCCCGACCAAGACGTTGCTGTATCGCCATAGACAAACGCACTTCGAACAGAAAACGCACCAATGTACCGTTTGCGAGAAACGCTTCTTTAGTGGATACGCATTAAGGTCGCATATGGCTCGGCACAGAGGAGAGAGGCCTTATATGTGCGCTATATGTTCCAAGAGTTTCTATAATCCTACTGACTTGAAG gttcATTTTCGCTTGCACACCGGCGAGAAGCCTCTGAAGTGTTCGGAATGTAACAAGACGTTCAGACGACACTCGACTCTGTGTCAGCACATGAAGAAGCACCGAGGTATCCGGAACCATGTCTGTACGATTTGCACAAAGGCGTTCTATGAAGTTTCGAAGCTGAATGCGCATATGAGAGTTCACACAG GCGAGCGTCCCTTCGAGTGTCAGTTCTGCGAGCGAAAGTTCGCGCAGCAGTCCGCCCTAATCTACCACCGCCGCACGCACACGGGGGAGAAGCCCTACGCCTGCAAGGCCTGTCCCGCGCGCTTCACCACCTCCTCCGCCAGGAACAACCATCTGCTCACGCACACCGGGAACAAAAA GTTCGTGTGCCCGGTGTGCTTCAAGGGCTGCTCGTCGCGCACGGAGCTGCGCGTGCACTCCAGCAAGCACACGGGCGAGAAGCTGTTCGGCTGCGCGCTGTGCTCGCAGCGGTTCAGCTCCGCCTCCTACCTCGCCGTGCACCGCCGCCTGCACACCGGCGAGAAGAAGTACCAGTGCGACGTCTGCGGGAAGG GTTTCGTGGAATGCAATTCGTACAAAAAACACATAAAGACACATTTACTGGAGAAAAAAGATAATGAAGCTCCAGACACGACAGACGCGGATACGAATTTCGAAACGGAAACGCAGGCGAACAAAGAGCCCGAAGTGAAATCCATCGATAAAGAAGAAAGTGCCGAAACTGAAGAAACGCACGCACAGATAGAAGGGCAAATAGTCCAAGTGCAAAGCCAAGGGGAGAACGGAACGCAGAAGAGATTTAAATGCGGTATATGTGTGAAAAGCTATATGTATTTACACAGTTTGAAGAAACACATGCTCAGCCACGTGCAGATGTGTGTGTTCAGTCCGGATGGGTCGGAGAAGTTGTATGCGTTCAAG CAACAACAGCAGCAGCAACAacaacagcagcagcagcaacaacaacaacagcagcAGCAACAACAACAACTCCAGCAGCAAGCGCAGCAGCAAGCACAACAACAGCAGGTGCAGCAGCAGCAAGTGCAACAGCTCCAACAGCAAGTGTTGCAAGTGGGAAGCGTACAACAACTAACGTTACCGATACACACTAATCACGTACAGCAAGGAATCACTGTTTCTGgg GGAGGGCAACAGTACCCGGTAATATCATCAGTTCAGTCGTTGCAGCTGCAACAGACACATCAACAGATAAATACG CAGCAGCCGCAACTACAGGTGCAGACCATCCAGATACATCCTCAGCACCAGCCTATTCAGatacat GCGGTGGGCGTTCAACAAGTACAGCAAGTGCAGCAGGAACAGCTGCATGTAGCTACGTCATCGTGTCAGACCATGCTGCCCAATATACTACAG CTGCAGCCGGGCGCCGTGGTGTCGGGGCTGGCGCCGGAGCTGGGCGGCGTGCACCGCATCATCCTGCAGCCGCCCACGCACCCCGCACTCTACACCATCCACCACTGA
- the LOC113395543 gene encoding zinc finger protein 570-like isoform X2 — protein sequence MAATNKTQKYNFEKICRACLQIKKDMRPLFEQLTATMLMGISKVQVAVGDGLPSQLCLQCVHQISRSHAFKDLVERNDGLLREQVKAMAEETLKENLEKEKEVQSVYRTIQFIEVPKLSSNANQILEGFFTETADQNNITQEILQKEDFDIDKLDTEPVPQTKTDEGLNSDEENYLQMVVFQATSSVAPGRHVCNLCHKEFKHARWLKLHMRSHSNWIKANCKKPPKCPICERTFKGPGMLKMHMRTHEQRPPKQPTCSVCQRTFPTKTLLYRHRQTHFEQKTHQCTVCEKRFFSGYALRSHMARHRGERPYMCAICSKSFYNPTDLKVHFRLHTGEKPLKCSECNKTFRRHSTLCQHMKKHRGIRNHVCTICTKAFYEVSKLNAHMRVHTGERPFECQFCERKFAQQSALIYHRRTHTGEKPYACKACPARFTTSSARNNHLLTHTGNKKFVCPVCFKGCSSRTELRVHSSKHTGEKLFGCALCSQRFSSASYLAVHRRLHTGEKKYQCDVCGKGFVECNSYKKHIKTHLLEKKDNEAPDTTDADTNFETETQANKEPEVKSIDKEESAETEETHAQIEGQIVQVQSQGENGTQKRFKCGICVKSYMYLHSLKKHMLSHVQMCVFSPDGSEKLYAFKQQQELQQQQQQQQQQQQQQQQQQQQQQQQQQQQQQQLQQQAQQQAQQQQVQQQQVQQLQQQVLQVGSVQQLTLPIHTNHVQQGITVSGGGQQYPVISSVQSLQLQQTHQQINTQPQLQVQTIQIHPQHQPIQIHAVGVQQVQQVQQEQLHVATSSCQTMLPNILQLQPGAVVSGLAPELGGVHRIILQPPTHPALYTIHH from the exons ATGGCGGCCACTAATAAAACgcagaaatataattttgagaAAATATGTCGTGCTTGTTTGCAAATAAAGAAGGACATGCGACCATTATTTGAGCAACTTACTGCTACAATGTTAATGGGCATATCAAAAGTGCAG GTAGCAGTGGGCGATGGACTACCATCCCAGCTGTGCTTACAATGTGTCCACCAGATATCCCGGTCTCACGCGTTCAAGGATCTCGTCGAGAGAAACGATGGTTTACTCCGCGAACAAGTGAAAGCGATGGCGGAGGAAACTCTCAAAGAGAATCTAGAG AAGGAGAAAGAAGTGCAATCCGTATACAGAACTATACAGTTCATAGAAGTACCGAAACTTAGTAGCAATGCGAATCAAATCCTAGAGGGATTTTTCACGGAAACAGCTGATCAGAACAATATAACTCAAGAAATATTGCAAAAAGAAGATTTTGATATCGATAAG CTGGATACTGAACCAGTACCTCAAACGAAAACGGACGAAGGTTTGAATTCGGATGAAGAGAATTACCTCCAAATGGTAGTCTTCCAAGCGACGTCATCAGTGGCACCTGGACGCCATGTTTGTAATTTATGCCATAAAGAGTTCAAACATGCAAGATGGCTAAAACTACATATGCGCTCACATTCAAACTGGATCAAAGCAAACTGCAAGAAACCGCCCAAATGTCCCATTTGTGAGAGAACTTTCAAA GGTCCCGGCATGTTGAAAATGCATATGCGTACCCACGAACAGCGACCACCGAAACAGCCAACTTGTTCTGTATGCCAACGCACGTTCCCGACCAAGACGTTGCTGTATCGCCATAGACAAACGCACTTCGAACAGAAAACGCACCAATGTACCGTTTGCGAGAAACGCTTCTTTAGTGGATACGCATTAAGGTCGCATATGGCTCGGCACAGAGGAGAGAGGCCTTATATGTGCGCTATATGTTCCAAGAGTTTCTATAATCCTACTGACTTGAAG gttcATTTTCGCTTGCACACCGGCGAGAAGCCTCTGAAGTGTTCGGAATGTAACAAGACGTTCAGACGACACTCGACTCTGTGTCAGCACATGAAGAAGCACCGAGGTATCCGGAACCATGTCTGTACGATTTGCACAAAGGCGTTCTATGAAGTTTCGAAGCTGAATGCGCATATGAGAGTTCACACAG GCGAGCGTCCCTTCGAGTGTCAGTTCTGCGAGCGAAAGTTCGCGCAGCAGTCCGCCCTAATCTACCACCGCCGCACGCACACGGGGGAGAAGCCCTACGCCTGCAAGGCCTGTCCCGCGCGCTTCACCACCTCCTCCGCCAGGAACAACCATCTGCTCACGCACACCGGGAACAAAAA GTTCGTGTGCCCGGTGTGCTTCAAGGGCTGCTCGTCGCGCACGGAGCTGCGCGTGCACTCCAGCAAGCACACGGGCGAGAAGCTGTTCGGCTGCGCGCTGTGCTCGCAGCGGTTCAGCTCCGCCTCCTACCTCGCCGTGCACCGCCGCCTGCACACCGGCGAGAAGAAGTACCAGTGCGACGTCTGCGGGAAGG GTTTCGTGGAATGCAATTCGTACAAAAAACACATAAAGACACATTTACTGGAGAAAAAAGATAATGAAGCTCCAGACACGACAGACGCGGATACGAATTTCGAAACGGAAACGCAGGCGAACAAAGAGCCCGAAGTGAAATCCATCGATAAAGAAGAAAGTGCCGAAACTGAAGAAACGCACGCACAGATAGAAGGGCAAATAGTCCAAGTGCAAAGCCAAGGGGAGAACGGAACGCAGAAGAGATTTAAATGCGGTATATGTGTGAAAAGCTATATGTATTTACACAGTTTGAAGAAACACATGCTCAGCCACGTGCAGATGTGTGTGTTCAGTCCGGATGGGTCGGAGAAGTTGTATGCGTTCAAG CAACAGCAAGAACTTCAACAGCAACAGCAACAACAACAGCAACAACAGCAGCAGCAACAacaacagcagcagcagcaacaacaacaacagcagcAGCAACAACAACAACTCCAGCAGCAAGCGCAGCAGCAAGCACAACAACAGCAGGTGCAGCAGCAGCAAGTGCAACAGCTCCAACAGCAAGTGTTGCAAGTGGGAAGCGTACAACAACTAACGTTACCGATACACACTAATCACGTACAGCAAGGAATCACTGTTTCTGgg GGAGGGCAACAGTACCCGGTAATATCATCAGTTCAGTCGTTGCAGCTGCAACAGACACATCAACAGATAAATACG CAGCCGCAACTACAGGTGCAGACCATCCAGATACATCCTCAGCACCAGCCTATTCAGatacat GCGGTGGGCGTTCAACAAGTACAGCAAGTGCAGCAGGAACAGCTGCATGTAGCTACGTCATCGTGTCAGACCATGCTGCCCAATATACTACAG CTGCAGCCGGGCGCCGTGGTGTCGGGGCTGGCGCCGGAGCTGGGCGGCGTGCACCGCATCATCCTGCAGCCGCCCACGCACCCCGCACTCTACACCATCCACCACTGA
- the LOC113395543 gene encoding oocyte zinc finger protein XlCOF6-like isoform X5 codes for MAATNKTQKYNFEKICRACLQIKKDMRPLFEQLTATMLMGISKVQVAVGDGLPSQLCLQCVHQISRSHAFKDLVERNDGLLREQVKAMAEETLKENLEKEKEVQSVYRTIQFIEVPKLSSNANQILEGFFTETADQNNITQEILQKEDFDIDKLDTEPVPQTKTDEGLNSDEENYLQMVVFQATSSVAPGRHVCNLCHKEFKHARWLKLHMRSHSNWIKANCKKPPKCPICERTFKGPGMLKMHMRTHEQRPPKQPTCSVCQRTFPTKTLLYRHRQTHFEQKTHQCTVCEKRFFSGYALRSHMARHRGERPYMCAICSKSFYNPTDLKVHFRLHTGEKPLKCSECNKTFRRHSTLCQHMKKHRGIRNHVCTICTKAFYEVSKLNAHMRVHTGERPFECQFCERKFAQQSALIYHRRTHTGEKPYACKACPARFTTSSARNNHLLTHTGNKKFVCPVCFKGCSSRTELRVHSSKHTGEKLFGCALCSQRFSSASYLAVHRRLHTGEKKYQCDVCGKGFVECNSYKKHIKTHLLEKKDNEAPDTTDADTNFETETQANKEPEVKSIDKEESAETEETHAQIEGQIVQVQSQGENGTQKRFKCGICVKSYMYLHSLKKHMLSHVQMCVFSPDGSEKLYAFKQQQQQQQQQQQQQQLQQQAQQQAQQQQVQQQQVQQLQQQVLQVGSVQQLTLPIHTNHVQQGITVSGGGQQYPVISSVQSLQLQQTHQQINTQQPQLQVQTIQIHPQHQPIQIHAVGVQQVQQVQQEQLHVATSSCQTMLPNILQLQPGAVVSGLAPELGGVHRIILQPPTHPALYTIHH; via the exons ATGGCGGCCACTAATAAAACgcagaaatataattttgagaAAATATGTCGTGCTTGTTTGCAAATAAAGAAGGACATGCGACCATTATTTGAGCAACTTACTGCTACAATGTTAATGGGCATATCAAAAGTGCAG GTAGCAGTGGGCGATGGACTACCATCCCAGCTGTGCTTACAATGTGTCCACCAGATATCCCGGTCTCACGCGTTCAAGGATCTCGTCGAGAGAAACGATGGTTTACTCCGCGAACAAGTGAAAGCGATGGCGGAGGAAACTCTCAAAGAGAATCTAGAG AAGGAGAAAGAAGTGCAATCCGTATACAGAACTATACAGTTCATAGAAGTACCGAAACTTAGTAGCAATGCGAATCAAATCCTAGAGGGATTTTTCACGGAAACAGCTGATCAGAACAATATAACTCAAGAAATATTGCAAAAAGAAGATTTTGATATCGATAAG CTGGATACTGAACCAGTACCTCAAACGAAAACGGACGAAGGTTTGAATTCGGATGAAGAGAATTACCTCCAAATGGTAGTCTTCCAAGCGACGTCATCAGTGGCACCTGGACGCCATGTTTGTAATTTATGCCATAAAGAGTTCAAACATGCAAGATGGCTAAAACTACATATGCGCTCACATTCAAACTGGATCAAAGCAAACTGCAAGAAACCGCCCAAATGTCCCATTTGTGAGAGAACTTTCAAA GGTCCCGGCATGTTGAAAATGCATATGCGTACCCACGAACAGCGACCACCGAAACAGCCAACTTGTTCTGTATGCCAACGCACGTTCCCGACCAAGACGTTGCTGTATCGCCATAGACAAACGCACTTCGAACAGAAAACGCACCAATGTACCGTTTGCGAGAAACGCTTCTTTAGTGGATACGCATTAAGGTCGCATATGGCTCGGCACAGAGGAGAGAGGCCTTATATGTGCGCTATATGTTCCAAGAGTTTCTATAATCCTACTGACTTGAAG gttcATTTTCGCTTGCACACCGGCGAGAAGCCTCTGAAGTGTTCGGAATGTAACAAGACGTTCAGACGACACTCGACTCTGTGTCAGCACATGAAGAAGCACCGAGGTATCCGGAACCATGTCTGTACGATTTGCACAAAGGCGTTCTATGAAGTTTCGAAGCTGAATGCGCATATGAGAGTTCACACAG GCGAGCGTCCCTTCGAGTGTCAGTTCTGCGAGCGAAAGTTCGCGCAGCAGTCCGCCCTAATCTACCACCGCCGCACGCACACGGGGGAGAAGCCCTACGCCTGCAAGGCCTGTCCCGCGCGCTTCACCACCTCCTCCGCCAGGAACAACCATCTGCTCACGCACACCGGGAACAAAAA GTTCGTGTGCCCGGTGTGCTTCAAGGGCTGCTCGTCGCGCACGGAGCTGCGCGTGCACTCCAGCAAGCACACGGGCGAGAAGCTGTTCGGCTGCGCGCTGTGCTCGCAGCGGTTCAGCTCCGCCTCCTACCTCGCCGTGCACCGCCGCCTGCACACCGGCGAGAAGAAGTACCAGTGCGACGTCTGCGGGAAGG GTTTCGTGGAATGCAATTCGTACAAAAAACACATAAAGACACATTTACTGGAGAAAAAAGATAATGAAGCTCCAGACACGACAGACGCGGATACGAATTTCGAAACGGAAACGCAGGCGAACAAAGAGCCCGAAGTGAAATCCATCGATAAAGAAGAAAGTGCCGAAACTGAAGAAACGCACGCACAGATAGAAGGGCAAATAGTCCAAGTGCAAAGCCAAGGGGAGAACGGAACGCAGAAGAGATTTAAATGCGGTATATGTGTGAAAAGCTATATGTATTTACACAGTTTGAAGAAACACATGCTCAGCCACGTGCAGATGTGTGTGTTCAGTCCGGATGGGTCGGAGAAGTTGTATGCGTTCAAG cagcagcagcaacaacaacaacagcagcAGCAACAACAACAACTCCAGCAGCAAGCGCAGCAGCAAGCACAACAACAGCAGGTGCAGCAGCAGCAAGTGCAACAGCTCCAACAGCAAGTGTTGCAAGTGGGAAGCGTACAACAACTAACGTTACCGATACACACTAATCACGTACAGCAAGGAATCACTGTTTCTGgg GGAGGGCAACAGTACCCGGTAATATCATCAGTTCAGTCGTTGCAGCTGCAACAGACACATCAACAGATAAATACG CAGCAGCCGCAACTACAGGTGCAGACCATCCAGATACATCCTCAGCACCAGCCTATTCAGatacat GCGGTGGGCGTTCAACAAGTACAGCAAGTGCAGCAGGAACAGCTGCATGTAGCTACGTCATCGTGTCAGACCATGCTGCCCAATATACTACAG CTGCAGCCGGGCGCCGTGGTGTCGGGGCTGGCGCCGGAGCTGGGCGGCGTGCACCGCATCATCCTGCAGCCGCCCACGCACCCCGCACTCTACACCATCCACCACTGA
- the LOC113395543 gene encoding zinc finger protein 570-like isoform X3 translates to MAATNKTQKYNFEKICRACLQIKKDMRPLFEQLTATMLMGISKVQVAVGDGLPSQLCLQCVHQISRSHAFKDLVERNDGLLREQVKAMAEETLKENLEKEKEVQSVYRTIQFIEVPKLSSNANQILEGFFTETADQNNITQEILQKEDFDIDKLDTEPVPQTKTDEGLNSDEENYLQMVVFQATSSVAPGRHVCNLCHKEFKHARWLKLHMRSHSNWIKANCKKPPKCPICERTFKGPGMLKMHMRTHEQRPPKQPTCSVCQRTFPTKTLLYRHRQTHFEQKTHQCTVCEKRFFSGYALRSHMARHRGERPYMCAICSKSFYNPTDLKVHFRLHTGEKPLKCSECNKTFRRHSTLCQHMKKHRGIRNHVCTICTKAFYEVSKLNAHMRVHTGERPFECQFCERKFAQQSALIYHRRTHTGEKPYACKACPARFTTSSARNNHLLTHTGNKKFVCPVCFKGCSSRTELRVHSSKHTGEKLFGCALCSQRFSSASYLAVHRRLHTGEKKYQCDVCGKGFVECNSYKKHIKTHLLEKKDNEAPDTTDADTNFETETQANKEPEVKSIDKEESAETEETHAQIEGQIVQVQSQGENGTQKRFKCGICVKSYMYLHSLKKHMLSHVQMCVFSPDGSEKLYAFKQQQQQQQQQQQQQQQQQQQQQQQQQQQLQQQAQQQAQQQQVQQQQVQQLQQQVLQVGSVQQLTLPIHTNHVQQGITVSGGGQQYPVISSVQSLQLQQTHQQINTQQPQLQVQTIQIHPQHQPIQIHAVGVQQVQQVQQEQLHVATSSCQTMLPNILQLQPGAVVSGLAPELGGVHRIILQPPTHPALYTIHH, encoded by the exons ATGGCGGCCACTAATAAAACgcagaaatataattttgagaAAATATGTCGTGCTTGTTTGCAAATAAAGAAGGACATGCGACCATTATTTGAGCAACTTACTGCTACAATGTTAATGGGCATATCAAAAGTGCAG GTAGCAGTGGGCGATGGACTACCATCCCAGCTGTGCTTACAATGTGTCCACCAGATATCCCGGTCTCACGCGTTCAAGGATCTCGTCGAGAGAAACGATGGTTTACTCCGCGAACAAGTGAAAGCGATGGCGGAGGAAACTCTCAAAGAGAATCTAGAG AAGGAGAAAGAAGTGCAATCCGTATACAGAACTATACAGTTCATAGAAGTACCGAAACTTAGTAGCAATGCGAATCAAATCCTAGAGGGATTTTTCACGGAAACAGCTGATCAGAACAATATAACTCAAGAAATATTGCAAAAAGAAGATTTTGATATCGATAAG CTGGATACTGAACCAGTACCTCAAACGAAAACGGACGAAGGTTTGAATTCGGATGAAGAGAATTACCTCCAAATGGTAGTCTTCCAAGCGACGTCATCAGTGGCACCTGGACGCCATGTTTGTAATTTATGCCATAAAGAGTTCAAACATGCAAGATGGCTAAAACTACATATGCGCTCACATTCAAACTGGATCAAAGCAAACTGCAAGAAACCGCCCAAATGTCCCATTTGTGAGAGAACTTTCAAA GGTCCCGGCATGTTGAAAATGCATATGCGTACCCACGAACAGCGACCACCGAAACAGCCAACTTGTTCTGTATGCCAACGCACGTTCCCGACCAAGACGTTGCTGTATCGCCATAGACAAACGCACTTCGAACAGAAAACGCACCAATGTACCGTTTGCGAGAAACGCTTCTTTAGTGGATACGCATTAAGGTCGCATATGGCTCGGCACAGAGGAGAGAGGCCTTATATGTGCGCTATATGTTCCAAGAGTTTCTATAATCCTACTGACTTGAAG gttcATTTTCGCTTGCACACCGGCGAGAAGCCTCTGAAGTGTTCGGAATGTAACAAGACGTTCAGACGACACTCGACTCTGTGTCAGCACATGAAGAAGCACCGAGGTATCCGGAACCATGTCTGTACGATTTGCACAAAGGCGTTCTATGAAGTTTCGAAGCTGAATGCGCATATGAGAGTTCACACAG GCGAGCGTCCCTTCGAGTGTCAGTTCTGCGAGCGAAAGTTCGCGCAGCAGTCCGCCCTAATCTACCACCGCCGCACGCACACGGGGGAGAAGCCCTACGCCTGCAAGGCCTGTCCCGCGCGCTTCACCACCTCCTCCGCCAGGAACAACCATCTGCTCACGCACACCGGGAACAAAAA GTTCGTGTGCCCGGTGTGCTTCAAGGGCTGCTCGTCGCGCACGGAGCTGCGCGTGCACTCCAGCAAGCACACGGGCGAGAAGCTGTTCGGCTGCGCGCTGTGCTCGCAGCGGTTCAGCTCCGCCTCCTACCTCGCCGTGCACCGCCGCCTGCACACCGGCGAGAAGAAGTACCAGTGCGACGTCTGCGGGAAGG GTTTCGTGGAATGCAATTCGTACAAAAAACACATAAAGACACATTTACTGGAGAAAAAAGATAATGAAGCTCCAGACACGACAGACGCGGATACGAATTTCGAAACGGAAACGCAGGCGAACAAAGAGCCCGAAGTGAAATCCATCGATAAAGAAGAAAGTGCCGAAACTGAAGAAACGCACGCACAGATAGAAGGGCAAATAGTCCAAGTGCAAAGCCAAGGGGAGAACGGAACGCAGAAGAGATTTAAATGCGGTATATGTGTGAAAAGCTATATGTATTTACACAGTTTGAAGAAACACATGCTCAGCCACGTGCAGATGTGTGTGTTCAGTCCGGATGGGTCGGAGAAGTTGTATGCGTTCAAG CAACAACAACAGCAACAACAGCAGCAGCAACAacaacagcagcagcagcaacaacaacaacagcagcAGCAACAACAACAACTCCAGCAGCAAGCGCAGCAGCAAGCACAACAACAGCAGGTGCAGCAGCAGCAAGTGCAACAGCTCCAACAGCAAGTGTTGCAAGTGGGAAGCGTACAACAACTAACGTTACCGATACACACTAATCACGTACAGCAAGGAATCACTGTTTCTGgg GGAGGGCAACAGTACCCGGTAATATCATCAGTTCAGTCGTTGCAGCTGCAACAGACACATCAACAGATAAATACG CAGCAGCCGCAACTACAGGTGCAGACCATCCAGATACATCCTCAGCACCAGCCTATTCAGatacat GCGGTGGGCGTTCAACAAGTACAGCAAGTGCAGCAGGAACAGCTGCATGTAGCTACGTCATCGTGTCAGACCATGCTGCCCAATATACTACAG CTGCAGCCGGGCGCCGTGGTGTCGGGGCTGGCGCCGGAGCTGGGCGGCGTGCACCGCATCATCCTGCAGCCGCCCACGCACCCCGCACTCTACACCATCCACCACTGA